One window of the Thermoplasmata archaeon genome contains the following:
- a CDS encoding glycine cleavage system aminomethyltransferase GcvT, whose product MEPKKTPLYAWHVKNGAKMVEFAGFMMPIQYKSIIQEHKAVRESVGVFDVSHMGDFIIYGRDAGNFLNKLCTNNFATCEIGKCRYTHVLNEEGKILDDMIGARVGDFTYLFVPNAATIEKMYKWFTQHKNGDVEIINASDALGCIALQGKNAAKVLAKLTSYPLEKLSFFKADFIAMDKAKVHTKQETPAFGYNQIVELEKVHGEKIRAFAHGELCFVSRTGYTGEDGFEIIAHAGITEAIWEAIFDAGREFGIIPVGLGARDTLRLEKGFLLSGTDFHDDRTTLEANAEFAVKYDHDFIGRTVLEKQKASGNYDRLVGILLSEGIPRHGFEIYVGGKKVGTVTSGTVSPMLSKGIALGYLPNALAKEGMEVQIKIRDKFYSGRVVKLPFV is encoded by the coding sequence ATGGAACCAAAGAAAACTCCGCTGTATGCGTGGCATGTGAAAAATGGTGCGAAGATGGTTGAATTTGCTGGGTTTATGATGCCAATCCAGTACAAGAGCATAATTCAGGAACATAAAGCAGTGCGGGAGAGCGTTGGAGTATTTGATGTCTCTCATATGGGCGATTTCATAATTTATGGCAGGGACGCTGGCAACTTTCTCAACAAGCTCTGCACTAACAATTTTGCCACTTGCGAGATTGGCAAATGCCGTTACACACATGTGCTAAATGAAGAGGGAAAAATCTTAGATGATATGATAGGGGCTAGGGTTGGTGATTTTACCTATCTCTTTGTGCCAAATGCGGCTACAATTGAGAAGATGTACAAATGGTTTACCCAGCACAAAAATGGAGATGTGGAAATAATTAATGCCTCCGATGCTCTTGGATGCATTGCACTACAGGGGAAGAATGCCGCAAAGGTGCTGGCAAAACTTACAAGCTATCCGCTTGAAAAACTTAGTTTTTTCAAAGCTGATTTTATTGCTATGGATAAAGCAAAAGTGCACACAAAACAGGAGACGCCTGCATTCGGTTACAATCAGATTGTCGAGCTAGAGAAGGTACATGGAGAGAAGATAAGGGCGTTTGCCCACGGAGAACTTTGTTTTGTTTCTAGGACTGGTTACACTGGAGAAGATGGATTTGAAATAATTGCCCATGCTGGGATAACAGAAGCGATCTGGGAGGCAATTTTTGATGCAGGAAGAGAATTTGGGATAATTCCAGTGGGGCTTGGTGCAAGGGATACACTGCGACTTGAAAAAGGTTTCTTGCTTTCTGGCACAGATTTTCATGATGATAGGACAACACTTGAGGCAAATGCGGAATTTGCTGTGAAATATGACCATGACTTCATTGGTAGAACAGTACTTGAGAAACAAAAGGCGAGTGGGAACTATGACCGTCTAGTCGGAATTTTGCTTTCAGAAGGGATTCCAAGACACGGTTTCGAGATTTATGTTGGCGGAAAAAAGGTAGGGACAGTTACTTCAGGGACCGTTTCACCGATGCTCAGCAAAGGTATTGCTCTGGGCTATTTGCCGAATGCACTTGCAAAAGAGGGCATGGAAGTGCAAATCAAGATAAGGGATAAGTTCTATTCAGGAAGGGTTGTGAAACTGCCGTTCGTGTAA